The following proteins come from a genomic window of Corynebacterium crudilactis:
- the dnaG gene encoding DNA primase, translating to MGMAKGRISESDIQAIRERTPIEEIVGDYVQLKTAGADSLKGLSPFKDEKTPSFHVRPNRGYYHCFSTGKGGDVFSFLMEMEHISFPEAVEVCAEKIGYQINYQGGGPGRREEPGTRQRLILANKAAHQFYREQLETTEAQPGRDFLLQRGFGQQHIYHFECGYAPAGWDVLTKHLLKKGFEFKELEAAGLSKMGKRGPIDQFQRRLLWPIKNLSGDVIGFGARKLFDDDKMGKYMNTPETLLYKKSKVLFGLDTAKKAIAAGHQAVVVEGYTDVMAMHAAGIDTAVASCGTAFGEEHLQMLRRLMLDDNYFRGELIYTFDGDEAGQKAAMRAFEGDQKFTGQSFVSVAPNGMDPCDMRLERGDAAVRDLVARRIPMFEFVIQSIISEYTLDTVEGRLAALRRAVPIVADIRDRTLQSEYARLLSGWVGWSDPAEVLRQVHEEARRPKRDKKPVRAPRFDQPLEDQSKRATMTLPNPRNPVLWQERESLKIALQYPELAGNYFDGLPTDCFTNPAYRMVRDAISAAGGCERALDGTDWLPAVSENMTDLLGTSLVSELAMEPIEVEAQDLESYTDGVLSRLQETRVGNQIAILKGQLQRMRPSEDEQAYNSLFSDLVALEQARRELLARAFRG from the coding sequence ATGGGCATGGCAAAGGGACGTATTTCGGAAAGTGACATTCAGGCAATCCGCGAGCGCACCCCGATCGAGGAGATCGTGGGTGACTATGTACAGCTAAAAACAGCTGGTGCAGATTCGCTCAAGGGGCTTTCCCCCTTTAAAGATGAAAAGACGCCGTCTTTTCATGTCCGACCCAACCGTGGTTACTACCACTGTTTCTCCACCGGAAAAGGCGGTGATGTGTTCTCCTTTCTGATGGAAATGGAACACATCTCCTTCCCCGAAGCCGTGGAAGTGTGTGCGGAGAAAATCGGATACCAAATTAATTACCAGGGCGGTGGCCCCGGACGTCGAGAAGAACCCGGAACCCGTCAACGCCTGATTTTGGCAAATAAAGCTGCACACCAGTTTTATCGCGAACAATTAGAAACCACTGAAGCCCAACCAGGGCGAGATTTCTTGTTGCAGCGAGGATTCGGACAACAGCACATTTATCACTTCGAATGTGGCTATGCTCCCGCCGGCTGGGATGTGTTGACCAAGCATCTTTTAAAAAAAGGCTTTGAGTTCAAAGAGCTGGAAGCTGCAGGCTTGAGCAAAATGGGCAAGCGTGGCCCCATTGATCAATTCCAGCGCAGGCTATTGTGGCCGATTAAAAATCTGTCGGGCGATGTCATTGGTTTTGGTGCTCGAAAGCTTTTCGACGATGACAAAATGGGCAAGTACATGAACACGCCGGAAACCCTGCTGTACAAAAAATCAAAGGTGTTGTTCGGTCTAGATACCGCTAAAAAAGCAATCGCTGCCGGACACCAAGCAGTAGTCGTGGAAGGCTACACCGATGTCATGGCCATGCATGCTGCCGGCATTGATACCGCAGTGGCATCATGTGGCACCGCGTTTGGTGAAGAACACCTGCAGATGCTCAGGCGCCTGATGCTGGATGATAATTACTTCCGCGGTGAGCTGATTTATACCTTCGACGGCGATGAAGCAGGGCAGAAAGCCGCCATGCGCGCCTTTGAAGGCGACCAGAAGTTCACGGGGCAATCTTTCGTCTCTGTGGCTCCCAATGGCATGGATCCTTGCGATATGCGTCTTGAACGAGGCGATGCTGCCGTGCGTGATCTGGTTGCCCGTCGCATCCCAATGTTTGAGTTCGTGATTCAATCCATCATCAGTGAATACACACTAGACACCGTGGAAGGCCGACTGGCAGCACTGCGACGTGCTGTACCCATCGTCGCTGATATTCGTGACCGCACCCTGCAATCTGAATATGCGCGACTGCTCTCTGGTTGGGTGGGCTGGTCTGACCCTGCTGAAGTCCTTCGACAAGTCCATGAAGAAGCGCGCCGTCCGAAGCGCGATAAAAAGCCTGTTCGTGCTCCTCGTTTTGATCAGCCTCTGGAAGATCAAAGCAAACGAGCAACCATGACGTTGCCCAACCCCCGAAACCCAGTGCTGTGGCAAGAACGGGAATCCCTCAAAATTGCGTTGCAATACCCAGAACTGGCAGGCAATTACTTTGATGGGTTGCCTACAGATTGTTTCACCAACCCGGCATACCGCATGGTGCGTGATGCTATCTCTGCCGCAGGTGGCTGCGAACGGGCATTAGACGGCACAGATTGGCTTCCAGCAGTATCAGAGAATATGACCGACCTACTGGGTACCTCGTTGGTCTCAGAGCTTGCTATGGAGCCAATTGAGGTGGAAGCCCAAGATCTGGAGTCCTACACAGATGGCGTGTTATCGCGGTTGCAGGAAACACGCGTGGGTAATCAAATTGCTATTTTGAAGGGGCAGCTACAAAGAATGCGACCTTCGGAAGACGAGCAAGCGTACAACTCACTATTTTCCGATTTGGTCGCATTAGAACAGGCGCGCCGGGAATTACTCGCCCGCGCGTTCAGAGGATAA
- a CDS encoding ribonuclease domain-containing protein has protein sequence MQNGKKTLGGVLGVIVVLAAAWFGIDLSTSNQPSNMATPTSSNTPTTEPISSDDGGSCSLTELPQKADEVVDDILAGGPFDYPNNDGVRFGNYEGVLPKQANNYYREYTVETPGLNHRGPLRIVTGGSNAQDPEVWYYTSDHYESFCAIVDAEN, from the coding sequence ATGCAAAACGGCAAGAAGACCCTCGGAGGAGTACTCGGAGTCATAGTTGTGCTCGCTGCTGCGTGGTTTGGAATTGATCTTTCAACTTCAAATCAACCATCAAACATGGCAACTCCTACTAGCTCTAACACTCCAACAACAGAGCCTATTTCCAGTGATGATGGAGGCAGCTGCTCTTTAACTGAGCTTCCCCAAAAAGCTGATGAAGTGGTCGACGATATTCTCGCTGGTGGCCCTTTTGATTATCCCAATAATGACGGCGTGCGTTTTGGTAACTACGAAGGTGTACTGCCAAAACAAGCCAACAACTACTACCGGGAATACACAGTAGAAACCCCAGGACTTAATCACAGAGGCCCTTTGCGTATTGTCACCGGTGGTTCCAACGCTCAAGACCCTGAGGTGTGGTACTACACCTCAGATCACTATGAGTCCTTCTGTGCCATCGTGGATGCGGAGAACTAG
- the glmS gene encoding glutamine--fructose-6-phosphate transaminase (isomerizing), producing MCGIVGYIGQAGDSRDYFALDVVLEGLRRLEYRGYDSAGIAVHADGEISYRKKAGKVAALDAEIARAPLADSILGIGHTRWATHGGPTDANAHPHVVAGGKLAVVHNGIIENFAELRAELNAKGYNFVSATDTEVAATLLAEIYNNEAQGDLTRAMQLTAQRLDGAFTLLAIHADHNDRIVAARRNSPLVIGLGEGENFLGSDVSGFIDYTRKAVELGNDQIITITADDYQITNFDGTESAGKLFDVEWDAAAAEKGGFDSFMDKEIHDQPAAVRDTLMGRLDEDGKLVLDELRIDEATLRSVDKIVVVACGTAAYAGQVARYAIEHWCRIPTEVELAHEFRYRDPILNEKTLVVALSQSGETMDTLMAVRHAREQGAKVIAICNTVGSTLPREADASLYTYAGPEIAVASTKAFLAQITASYLLGLYLAQLRGNQFSDEVASVLESLREMPDKIQRVIDEEEQIKKLGQDMVNAKSVLFLGRHVGFPVALEGALKLKEIAYLHAEGFAAGELKHGPIALVEEGQPVFVIVPSPRGRDSLHAKVVSNIQEIRARGAVTIVIAEEGDEAVNDYANFIIRIPQAPTLMQPLLSTVPLQIFACAVATAKGYNVDQPRNLAKSVTVE from the coding sequence ATGTGTGGAATTGTTGGATATATTGGCCAGGCGGGCGACTCCCGTGACTACTTTGCGCTTGACGTAGTTTTGGAAGGACTGCGCCGACTTGAATACCGCGGCTATGATTCCGCCGGTATTGCCGTTCACGCAGACGGAGAAATTAGCTACCGCAAGAAGGCAGGAAAGGTAGCGGCCCTTGATGCAGAAATCGCTCGGGCTCCTTTGGCGGATTCCATTCTAGGAATCGGCCACACTCGGTGGGCAACCCACGGTGGACCAACTGATGCTAATGCGCACCCACATGTTGTTGCTGGTGGCAAGCTAGCAGTGGTTCACAACGGCATCATTGAGAACTTCGCGGAACTTCGCGCAGAACTGAATGCAAAGGGCTATAACTTTGTGTCTGCAACTGACACTGAAGTGGCAGCGACTTTGCTCGCAGAAATCTACAACAATGAAGCTCAAGGTGATCTGACCCGAGCAATGCAGTTGACTGCTCAGCGTCTAGATGGTGCGTTCACCTTGCTGGCTATCCATGCTGATCACAACGATCGCATTGTGGCAGCCCGCCGTAACTCTCCTTTGGTTATTGGTTTGGGTGAAGGCGAGAACTTCCTGGGCTCAGATGTCTCTGGTTTCATTGACTACACTCGCAAGGCTGTGGAGCTTGGCAACGATCAGATCATCACCATCACTGCAGATGATTACCAGATCACTAACTTCGATGGCACCGAATCAGCCGGTAAGCTTTTTGATGTTGAATGGGATGCTGCAGCTGCGGAAAAGGGCGGCTTCGATTCCTTTATGGATAAGGAAATCCATGATCAGCCAGCTGCTGTGCGTGACACCCTGATGGGTCGTCTCGATGAGGATGGCAAGCTTGTCCTTGATGAACTGCGCATCGATGAAGCTACCCTGCGTAGCGTTGATAAAATCGTCGTTGTCGCATGTGGTACTGCTGCATATGCAGGCCAGGTTGCTCGTTACGCTATTGAGCACTGGTGCCGCATTCCAACTGAGGTGGAACTGGCACACGAGTTCCGTTACCGCGACCCAATCCTGAATGAGAAGACTCTCGTGGTTGCGCTGTCTCAGTCCGGTGAGACCATGGATACGCTCATGGCTGTGCGCCACGCACGTGAACAGGGCGCCAAGGTTATCGCCATCTGTAATACTGTAGGCTCTACGCTTCCACGTGAAGCAGATGCTTCTTTGTACACCTATGCTGGTCCAGAAATTGCGGTGGCTTCCACCAAGGCATTCCTTGCTCAGATCACCGCTTCTTACCTGTTGGGTTTGTACTTGGCGCAGCTGCGTGGCAACCAATTCTCCGATGAGGTTGCATCTGTGCTGGAAAGCCTGCGCGAAATGCCAGACAAGATCCAGCGCGTGATTGATGAGGAAGAGCAGATTAAGAAGCTTGGCCAGGACATGGTTAATGCGAAGTCTGTGCTGTTCTTGGGTCGTCACGTTGGTTTCCCTGTTGCGCTGGAAGGTGCACTGAAGCTCAAGGAGATCGCTTATCTCCACGCTGAGGGCTTTGCTGCAGGCGAACTCAAGCACGGTCCAATCGCACTGGTTGAAGAAGGACAGCCGGTCTTCGTGATCGTTCCTTCCCCACGTGGTCGTGATTCTCTGCATGCCAAGGTTGTCTCCAATATTCAGGAAATCCGTGCTCGTGGCGCTGTCACCATTGTGATCGCTGAAGAAGGCGATGAGGCAGTAAATGATTACGCTAACTTCATCATCCGCATTCCGCAGGCACCAACCCTGATGCAGCCGCTGCTGTCTACCGTTCCACTGCAGATCTTTGCATGTGCTGTGGCAACCGCGAAGGGCTACAACGTGGATCAGCCACGTAACCTGGCAAAGTCTGTCACCGTAGAGTAA
- a CDS encoding mannitol-1-phosphate 5-dehydrogenase, whose translation MKALHFGAGNIGRGFVGVLLHEAGYDIVFADVAEALIESLNAEDTYTVHEVGQEPRDIEVSGFSGVNSGSDLEGLQAQILDADVITTAVGPTVLKIIAPTIAKGLKARAEAGNTTKVAVMACENAINATDGLAEAVRAEFPEVDQIAVFANTAVDRIVPNQAPGQGLDVTVETYYEWAVESAPFGENVPNIPGITWVEDLAPYITRKLFTVNTGHAATAYFGYQAGISKISDALEDPDVQRKVAAVLGETKQLLVDKFGFEPEVQQAYVDKILHRFANPFLPDTVERVGRAPIRKISAPERFIGPAAELAERGYTPNNLVAAVAAALAFDVDADAEAAELQSRLAAARGNRETTDALVIELTGVAAGHPLFEALSEVFAKA comes from the coding sequence ATGAAAGCACTGCATTTTGGCGCCGGAAACATTGGCCGCGGATTTGTTGGCGTTTTGCTCCACGAAGCGGGCTATGACATTGTTTTCGCGGATGTTGCTGAGGCATTAATTGAATCCCTCAACGCGGAAGATACCTACACGGTTCATGAAGTGGGGCAGGAGCCTCGTGACATTGAAGTTTCCGGTTTCTCTGGTGTGAATTCAGGTTCGGATCTAGAAGGATTGCAAGCGCAGATTCTGGATGCGGATGTTATTACCACCGCCGTGGGACCAACAGTGCTGAAAATCATCGCACCGACTATCGCTAAAGGCTTGAAAGCTCGAGCAGAAGCAGGCAATACCACCAAAGTAGCGGTGATGGCATGTGAAAACGCTATCAACGCAACTGATGGTTTGGCAGAGGCAGTACGTGCGGAATTCCCTGAGGTTGATCAGATTGCAGTGTTTGCTAACACTGCAGTTGATCGGATTGTGCCTAACCAAGCTCCGGGCCAAGGCCTGGATGTGACCGTGGAAACTTATTATGAGTGGGCAGTGGAATCTGCACCATTTGGTGAAAATGTTCCGAATATTCCAGGCATTACCTGGGTGGAAGATCTTGCTCCATACATCACTCGTAAGTTGTTCACCGTTAATACCGGACATGCTGCAACCGCTTATTTTGGTTATCAAGCAGGTATTTCAAAGATCTCTGATGCTTTGGAAGATCCAGACGTACAGCGCAAGGTAGCCGCAGTGCTGGGGGAGACGAAGCAGTTGCTCGTCGATAAGTTTGGTTTTGAACCGGAGGTTCAGCAGGCTTATGTGGACAAGATTCTGCATCGTTTTGCGAACCCTTTCCTCCCTGACACGGTAGAGCGCGTGGGGCGTGCACCGATCCGTAAGATTTCGGCACCTGAGCGCTTTATCGGCCCGGCTGCTGAACTTGCTGAACGTGGTTACACGCCAAACAATCTTGTCGCTGCAGTCGCTGCTGCATTGGCTTTTGACGTGGACGCGGATGCGGAAGCAGCTGAGCTGCAGTCACGTCTTGCTGCAGCACGTGGCAACCGTGAGACAACGGATGCTTTAGTAATTGAACTTACTGGAGTTGCTGCTGGTCATCCATTGTTTGAGGCATTATCTGAGGTTTTTGCCAAAGCTTAA
- a CDS encoding PTS mannitol transporter subunit IICBA, whose product MSTTTEAQPQKSGARVAVQKFGTFLSSMIMPNIGAFIAWGLITALFIPDGFFPNEKIGSLVGPMVTYLLPILIAYTGGRLIYDVRGGVVGAIATMGVILGTSSPVFIGEDGSGSPMFLGAMICGPLFAWLMKKLDGLWAGKIKPGFEMLVDNFSAGIFAAIGAVASMFLLTPVMNIFMKAAGSAVEFLINNNLLFLTSVLIEPAKVLFLNNAINHGVLTPLAADQAVETGKSVLYLLEANPGPGLGILLAYIFFGSGAARATAPGAAIIHFVGGIHEIYFPYVLMKPALIIAAIGGGMTGVFINTIMGAGLRSPAAPGSIIAVYASTASDSYLAVTCGVAGAAIVSFVIAGAILKFSKQSEEDITEATAKMEAMKGKKSSVAGVLGAGAAAQAPQINKIVFACDAGMGSSAMGASVLRNKIKDAGFAGDIVVTNSAINNLKDEYDLLVVHEDLLNRAQQPTPSALHVSVDNFMASPRYDEIVEMIREQRTGAGSAGAVAPTPAEPVGTAGAGAAATTATATLAASEDTSNKILTLDNIVLGGAAIDRASSIDEAGQILVAAGAVDQAYVDAMHEREKSVSTFMGNGLAIPHGTNEAKDSIHGSAISFIRYDDPIDWGGKPAKFVVGIAGADGSHLGLLSKIAKIFGNKQSVAQLEQATTAEEILEIFGKVNN is encoded by the coding sequence ATGTCAACAACTACTGAAGCACAACCCCAGAAGAGTGGTGCAAGGGTAGCGGTACAGAAATTTGGTACCTTCCTATCCTCGATGATTATGCCCAATATTGGTGCATTCATCGCCTGGGGCCTTATTACAGCACTGTTCATTCCGGATGGATTTTTCCCGAATGAAAAAATTGGCAGCCTAGTTGGGCCAATGGTTACCTATCTACTGCCAATCTTGATCGCTTATACCGGTGGACGTCTTATTTATGATGTCCGCGGTGGCGTTGTTGGTGCCATTGCCACCATGGGTGTCATTCTTGGTACCTCTTCACCAGTATTTATTGGTGAAGACGGCAGTGGTTCACCAATGTTCCTCGGTGCCATGATCTGTGGTCCACTTTTTGCGTGGCTGATGAAAAAGCTCGATGGCTTGTGGGCTGGAAAGATTAAGCCTGGTTTTGAAATGCTTGTGGATAATTTCTCCGCTGGTATTTTTGCAGCCATCGGTGCAGTGGCATCGATGTTCTTGCTGACTCCAGTGATGAATATCTTCATGAAAGCTGCTGGTTCTGCAGTTGAATTCCTCATCAACAACAACTTGCTCTTCCTGACTTCAGTACTCATCGAACCTGCCAAGGTGCTCTTCCTTAATAACGCCATTAACCACGGCGTTCTTACTCCGTTGGCAGCAGATCAAGCTGTGGAAACAGGCAAGTCTGTTCTTTATCTTCTGGAAGCAAACCCTGGACCAGGTCTAGGAATTTTGTTGGCATATATCTTCTTTGGTAGCGGTGCTGCACGTGCAACCGCACCAGGAGCTGCCATTATTCACTTCGTCGGTGGTATCCACGAGATCTACTTCCCATACGTTTTGATGAAGCCAGCACTGATCATTGCAGCCATTGGTGGCGGTATGACTGGTGTATTTATCAACACCATCATGGGCGCAGGTCTGCGTTCCCCAGCCGCACCAGGATCGATCATTGCGGTTTATGCATCCACCGCTTCGGATTCCTATTTGGCGGTTACCTGCGGTGTCGCAGGTGCTGCCATTGTCTCCTTCGTTATTGCTGGAGCAATTTTGAAGTTCTCCAAGCAGAGCGAAGAAGATATCACTGAGGCAACCGCAAAGATGGAAGCGATGAAGGGCAAGAAGTCTTCTGTCGCTGGAGTTTTAGGCGCAGGTGCTGCTGCGCAGGCTCCACAGATCAACAAGATTGTCTTTGCATGTGATGCCGGTATGGGTTCTTCTGCAATGGGAGCATCCGTGTTGCGCAACAAGATTAAAGACGCAGGTTTTGCTGGAGATATTGTTGTCACCAACTCGGCGATCAATAACCTCAAAGATGAATACGATTTGCTCGTGGTTCATGAAGATTTGCTCAACCGTGCGCAACAACCCACTCCGTCGGCTCTTCACGTGTCCGTGGATAATTTCATGGCTTCTCCTCGATACGACGAGATCGTGGAGATGATCCGCGAGCAGCGTACCGGTGCAGGCTCTGCTGGCGCTGTTGCACCAACGCCAGCAGAACCCGTAGGAACTGCTGGAGCGGGAGCTGCCGCCACCACAGCCACAGCTACCCTTGCGGCTTCCGAAGACACCAGCAACAAGATCCTTACTTTGGACAACATTGTGTTGGGTGGTGCTGCGATTGATCGTGCTTCCTCCATCGATGAAGCCGGGCAGATTCTGGTGGCTGCAGGTGCTGTTGATCAGGCGTATGTTGATGCTATGCACGAGCGTGAAAAGTCCGTGTCCACTTTCATGGGCAATGGACTAGCGATCCCTCATGGCACCAATGAAGCCAAGGATTCCATCCATGGTTCGGCTATTTCCTTCATTCGCTATGACGACCCTATTGATTGGGGTGGAAAGCCAGCCAAGTTTGTTGTTGGTATCGCAGGTGCCGATGGTTCTCACCTTGGACTGTTGTCAAAGATAGCCAAGATTTTTGGCAACAAGCAGTCGGTTGCTCAACTGGAGCAAGCCACAACTGCAGAAGAAATCTTGGAAATTTTTGGAAAGGTAAATAACTGA
- a CDS encoding deoxyguanosinetriphosphate triphosphohydrolase, with protein MYPYSEADAFRRLPERPKSSKLRASTEDSRSAFARDRARVLHSAALRRLADKTQVVGPNDGDTPRTRLTHSLEVAQIARGIGAGLDLDPDLCDLAGLCHDIGHPPYGHNGEKALNEVAAKCGGFEGNAQTLRILTRLEPKIVSEDGESFGLNLSRAALDAACKYPWAKTNADGSVNKKYSAYDEDTDILAWIRQGHEDLRPPIEAQVMDFSDDIAYSVHDVEDGIVSGRIDLSVLWDLVELAALAEKGAVAFGGTAAELIEGAASLRELPVVAAAADFDFSLRSYAALKAMTSELVGRYVGSTIEATKMAHAKTNMGRMYGDLIIPEVAAREVKLLKTLAVLYVMDDPGHLARQNRQRDRIFRVFDYLVLGAPGSLDPMYRQWFIEAESESARIRVLVDQIASMTESRLERLAKNAADISGFLG; from the coding sequence ATGTACCCATATTCTGAGGCAGACGCTTTTCGACGCCTCCCTGAGCGCCCCAAGTCAAGCAAGCTGCGGGCCAGCACTGAAGATTCCCGCAGTGCTTTCGCCCGAGATCGGGCTCGCGTGCTGCATTCCGCAGCTTTGCGGCGCCTGGCTGACAAAACTCAAGTGGTGGGCCCTAATGATGGAGACACTCCGCGCACTCGTCTGACGCATTCTTTGGAAGTGGCCCAAATTGCTCGGGGAATTGGTGCAGGTCTAGATCTGGATCCAGATCTGTGCGATTTGGCTGGTCTGTGCCATGACATAGGGCATCCGCCCTATGGGCACAACGGGGAAAAAGCACTTAATGAGGTTGCCGCTAAATGCGGTGGCTTTGAAGGAAATGCGCAAACACTGCGCATCCTGACTCGGCTGGAACCAAAAATAGTATCGGAGGATGGAGAAAGCTTCGGGCTGAACTTATCGCGTGCAGCCCTAGACGCTGCGTGTAAATACCCGTGGGCGAAAACAAACGCAGATGGCAGCGTGAATAAAAAATACAGTGCCTATGATGAGGACACAGATATCCTTGCCTGGATTAGACAAGGCCATGAAGATCTACGCCCTCCAATTGAAGCGCAGGTCATGGATTTTTCTGATGATATTGCCTATTCCGTGCACGATGTAGAAGATGGCATTGTTTCCGGACGCATTGATTTGAGTGTGCTCTGGGATTTGGTGGAATTGGCTGCGCTGGCAGAAAAAGGGGCAGTGGCTTTTGGTGGCACAGCTGCTGAATTAATCGAAGGTGCAGCATCTCTACGAGAGCTTCCAGTGGTGGCAGCTGCTGCAGATTTTGATTTCTCCTTGCGTTCTTATGCTGCGTTGAAAGCGATGACTTCAGAATTAGTGGGCAGATATGTGGGTTCCACAATTGAAGCTACAAAAATGGCACATGCAAAGACCAATATGGGGCGCATGTATGGGGATCTGATCATTCCCGAGGTTGCCGCGCGAGAAGTGAAATTGTTGAAGACCCTGGCGGTGCTTTATGTGATGGATGATCCAGGCCATCTAGCCAGACAAAATCGGCAGCGTGACCGGATTTTCCGAGTGTTTGATTATCTTGTTCTAGGCGCTCCTGGATCATTAGATCCGATGTATCGACAATGGTTTATCGAGGCAGAGTCTGAATCAGCTCGGATTCGCGTTTTGGTGGATCAGATTGCTTCAATGACGGAATCTAGGCTGGAGCGGTTAGCTAAAAATGCGGCCGATATATCAGGATTTCTTGGCTGA
- a CDS encoding YdcF family protein — protein MAQPALRVALFAQCSTPNDQRSIDSIVVLGTAQYDGRPSKQFEARLKHTATLWQLHHTQSIYTVGGKLPGDRFTEAEVARDYLIDAGVEPALIVVSAIGNDTASSFAALSPAELGRVLIVTDPNHSYRAVRMARRMGFEAYPSPTTCSPTKFPSIVYFLTLSHEWGGIVVQDVSYLFGKPVADKVEEGLRFIQGLLRPSRRARHEQLRRLKK, from the coding sequence ATTGCGCAACCAGCGTTGCGGGTAGCGCTTTTTGCACAGTGCAGTACCCCCAATGATCAGCGCAGCATTGATTCGATTGTGGTGTTGGGCACGGCGCAATACGATGGGCGCCCATCGAAACAGTTTGAGGCGAGGCTGAAACATACTGCTACCTTGTGGCAGCTTCACCACACGCAGAGCATATATACCGTGGGAGGAAAGCTTCCCGGGGATCGGTTTACTGAAGCTGAAGTGGCACGAGACTATTTGATCGATGCTGGTGTGGAGCCAGCGCTGATTGTTGTGTCCGCGATTGGTAATGACACGGCATCGTCTTTTGCTGCACTAAGCCCAGCTGAGCTTGGTCGGGTGCTTATTGTGACTGATCCTAATCATTCTTATCGGGCGGTGCGCATGGCGCGACGCATGGGGTTTGAAGCGTACCCTTCACCGACTACCTGTAGTCCCACGAAGTTTCCGTCGATAGTTTATTTTCTGACGTTGTCCCATGAATGGGGCGGGATAGTGGTCCAAGACGTGTCGTATCTATTTGGCAAGCCGGTGGCCGATAAAGTGGAAGAAGGTTTGCGTTTTATCCAAGGCCTGTTGCGCCCTTCTCGGCGTGCGCGCCACGAGCAGCTCCGGAGGCTGAAAAAGTAG